TTATATAAATGAATGTCTaatgtgtgtatttattttCAGGTGGAAATTCCAGTGACCTATGGGCAGAAATCGTAGCCACtgaaaaccaacaacaaaaacaacaagTTGAAGTCATttacagaagaagaagaagaacccaGAAAACCCCTCAAGATGTAGACTTGTACGGTCTTCAGCATTCATATTCTTCTCCTTTTTGAATTGCtgtttattatttgttatttttgtattcttttttttttcaggaagCAGCCGAGTTTAAGTAGTCGGAATGGGAATAGGATGAGTTTGGCAGGCGAGGCCGCCAACAAGCGAGTTAGTTGGAACCGGTCCCTTTCCACCAGGTTATAAAATTGGGTTCCGGTCTTTTACGTTTaaaatttgttaattttatttaaaataaaattgttttgttttgggttaACGTTCGGTTTGcttgttttataaaatttttttgggtTTCCTGTTTTTCGTGGTTGTATCCGTTGGCTTATTTAttcttgatttatttttctgttaaaaaGAGCCATGCTGATCACTTACACCATGATATACTTTAGAAGTGTGTGAGTAGGAAATCTTATGGCTATATATTTTCTGATATCAGTTTTTTGGTGGTGGGATTTGAGGaagaaaaccaaaaatttaaaattagttcGTGATAATGCTTGGATTCACTTCTCTATTGCACGCGAATGCTCTTTACCTTGATGGCTGCTTTGAGTTTTGTCAGTTGTATATCTGCATGTTTCATTTTGGATGCATACTGCAACTGACATATTTCAACGAAAGGAAGCTCTCGCAAACATTGACCTATtatgtcaatatttttttttaagaaaagtaaGAAGACCTATTATGTCAATATTATGTAGATTACTAAGAGATTACTCATCCTGTTTGGTTTTGGTATGCTTATCGTAAATAGGCTGCATCATTCACTGATGAGAGACATATTTACTTTTATGTCTTCCCTGAACGGTTGACATATATCTTCGTGTGTCCTGTGGTTTGTTCTAAGGTTAACTTTTGtcgcattttattttttaatttaattttctgttTGACAGAGGAAGGACAAGTATTGCTGTTGGTACTTGCGTGGTTTATCAGCCTCAAGGGAAGCAGGCAAGACGAAAAGGAAAACCTGCCTTACCCAAAGTATGGCTCTTTTACCGTTTTGGTTTTTCAGTTGTATTACCTCAAGTGTTATTATCCGTTCCAGTTTAGTAAAAAGATTACGCTGTTGGTCTGCGGTTTTCCAGTTTTTGTTCTTAGTATTTTGAATTTTCAAGGGAAAATTTGTACAACCTCCAACTTTTGAGAAGGAGAGGGCATACTTTCAAGAGGTCGATGACTTTGAGCTGTTGGAGGAGAGCCCCTCGCCCAAGAACTTCAGTACATGGGCCATGGGCACTCAAACTAACAATATTGCAATACCACATTTGTCCTCAAGATTAGAGAAATGGCTCATTTCGAGGAAATTAAATCATACTTGTGGACCTTCCAGCACACTGTCGAAGATATTAGAAACTCCAGCCATGCCCTTGGAACCTATATGTGGCAATGATTTAAATCCCTCAAATTTGAGAACTCCAGAAAAATCTTCTATGAAGACTAATTCGCAGTTGCTTGCGGTCCATAGCAGATTATGTTCGATTTTAGTTGATAAAGATGCACTTGAGAGGGATCACAATTCACAATATAGAAATTTAGTATCAGGGAGTGAGGGTCAAGGGTGTTGTGAAGATTTAGAGGTTGCTGTCAAGAAACTCTCTCTGGCATCAACGTCAGTTTGCTTTGATAGTGATCAGTTGGATCCCTTTGCCGCATTATTAGCAGTTTGTGGACAGCCATCTCCTTCAAAGCTAAAGGATGTATTCTCCAAGTATTGGTTTGTCACTTATTCCCAACTTGTCAGTGTATGAGTATATATTTCACATACATGGTCACCCTGGTTGATTTCCTCGATGCTCTTCTATATGTTTGTAAATTGTCATGAGTTTCATGCATAACATTAGCTTATGTTTTTACTCAAAACGGCAGTTTCTTTATGTTTGACTACTTTCTGTCGCTTCCATTTCTGTGATTTTATTCTCAAGGTATACGTTTATGGATTATCTCTTAATTTAGCGTGTGCAAATAAAAGCTTGTTGCTTAATAAGGGTTGTTCTCTTTCCTGTGTGCTTTCAGAACTTTCACAACTTGAGCTGCCCAAATAAGGCAAATAGTAAAACCTAGAGAGAATCAATATGTggtatttcttttttatgacaATAATAAGTAATTAGGGTATACAAACATAAGATTGCTCTGCTTCGCGGGTAATTAACACTGTATGTTTTGACGCCTGGTAAGTTTTCCATGCtttaatttaaatcttttgGACGCTTGTTAGCTTTAGTTTTGTAAAGATGGCATATGAGCTTGTAGAGAAAATTAGAAGGCATCAACCTAGGTTGTAATTTCTACGTGTTTCAGTCATTTGAGTGGTTTTTAGGAATAGGTCTTTTGTAATAATATCGTTGCAATTGTAACCTTATTGCTTTAGCTCGTGACACTTCTactttttttcctccttttgcatgagtttttctttgaatttggtACTGCATTCTGAAGCTGATTAGAGATAAAACTTTCCTGCTCCAGTGAACTGGGAAATATCGTTAAAATTGGTGAAGGTACTTATGGAGAAGCTTTTAAAGCTAGCAACTATGTTTGCAAAATAGTTCCTATTGATGGAGACTTAAGAGTGAATGGGGAAGTGCAGAAGGTATCTATCAcgcttcatttattttttcttgaatcTGTTTCGGGTCAACATAAGGATAGCGGCTGTTGTCTGGACAATTAACACTGCCAGAAATATCTTGATGCCTACCTTTTGAAAATCGCTCAAGTTTCCTGACGGAAATCACCTGAGGCCGTCCTCTAttatttgagtgcaaacatttCTTCAAATGTTCAGAGGGGAAAAACTAAAAGATGAGGGATAAGATGTCATTGTTTATAAAAGAGGAGAACTCATTTCGAAAATACTTCGGTATTTTGGGATGGGAGGACTGTAAACCTCTTTTACTGTACTGGgctacaattttttaaaaacttttggcTGACTGTATTTAGCAAGTCTTGATTTATTTCTGAACCATGGTTTTGGTGCTCCAGAGATCAGAAGAATTGATTGAGGAGGTCATTCTTTCTCGAACTCTCAACTGTTTAAGAGAATGCGACGGTGATGTTTGTAACTCGTGCACCACATTCATAGAAACAATAGAGTATGTATTCCTCCTATTATGTTCAAGAGCTTCTCCATTTTTCGACTATTTATGATATTACAGAAAATAAGACCCTGAAATTGAAGTCTCCCCATTCTAGAAATGATTAAAGCCTCGTGCATGGGTTCATACTATGATGTGCAATTAGTTTTTCTAGTTGGATTTAGCTACCACTGCCCAGACTTCTATTGTAATGTGTTGGGTTGGTCTAGGTCTTTGTCAACAAGGCATGAATTTAAATTTAGACTGGGTATTGATAGAAAAAGGTCCGTCCTTCATGTCCCCAAAAGTTGCACGACATGAACTTCACTACTAAATGTATACTGGGTAAAATTGTTACTTGTACTGTACGCTGTAGCTTTCCAGCTCTTCACGATTTGTTTCTCCTACAGTTTAAAGGTATGCCAAGGTTCTTATGATTCTGCATTGATCAAAGCTTGGGAGGATTGGGATGAGAATAATGGTTCAGAAAACGATCACCCCAAGGAGTTTCCAGAGAAACAGGTTACTTATTGTCTTTATGCTCGATGCTTGTAATAGTTGTGCACTTTATCCCTTCTTTTGCCTGACAAGTAACCACTCTTTACTTCCAACTTGCACAAGACTCGTACAATGGCTTTGTCTGTGGGTGGGAACtgcttattttttcaaaactctctTTTTAGGAGTTAAAAGAGTTTTTTTAAGTTCTGGCATATTGATTCTTTTTATTTGGTTCTTTTTTAGttgattcttttttatttaacttttctgACAAAGTTGCATTCAGTGCTATGTCGTATTTGTGTTAGAACATGGCGGCAAGGATCTTGAAAGCTTTATACTTTTGAACTTTGATGAGGCACGAAGTTTGTTAGTTCAGGTGATTTGCATATTAGAGTTTGGTTATGTTAAGTCCAGTCATGAAGCTGGAATCTTTTATGTAACTGATTCTCCTTTGCACACTTTAGGTTACAGCTGCGCTGGCTGTGGCTGAAGCTGCATATGAATTTGAACACCGAGATCTGCACTGGTCTGCTTACTTGCCAATCTACCCAAGCAATAGTCCTTTGGTTTGGCTGACTCTtgaatatgtattattacaggGGAAACATACTTTTAAGGCGGAATGATTCTGAAACATTGCAGTTCATTCTTGAGGGGAAGCATATGTCTGCCAGAACATTCGGATTGTCAATATCAATAATTGACTTCACGCTTTCAAGAATCAATActggtattttttttgttctaaCTTTTCGTTAGGTGCTTGTTACTGTAAAgggtattcttttttttttttttaaataaatttagcgTCATTAACAAGCAACCTATAATGGATAGGTGAGGAAATACTATTTTTAGACCTATCCTCGGATCCTGATCTCTTCAATGGTCCAAAAGGAGATAGACAAGTAAGGGATTGGACGggaatttataaatttcttctagtaatttttttttctgacATCACTCGAGTTGTTAATTCTTATATGCAGTCAGAAACGTATAGAAAGATGAAGGAGGTCACAGATGATTGCTGGGATGGAAGGTATTGTAAccaatatgattaatttttgttgtgaCATTCtaatgaattatatattattggaggttttttttatttcttggacCATAGAGACCACTGGTTTTACTTAATCAGGATACATCTAAAGATGTTCACATATGGGAGAATTTCAAACTGTTCTGGTTGctaaatcatttaataaaatgaaCTAAATGTTTCTTTTTTCCTGCAAGTAAATTTTTTCCCCTGCAAGTTTTTATTAATGCCGActcattgttatttcatatttttcagtTTTCCTAGAACAAATGTGCTATGGTTGCTGTATTTGGTGGATATACTACTCCTGAAGAAATCGTTTGTAAGTTTTCCTATGTAGTTTTAGCAAATTAATGAGTCTGGTTTCATGACTGAACTGTAGAGCTTGAACACTTAAATCAAACTGCTTCTTTTATGGGGGTTATAACTTATATCTGTGTGACTTCCTTGGtccaaccctttttttttttgacaattaAGTCCAAACTTCACTTGAAACTCAAACAAAGTGAAGCAGCATCTTCAACTTTCTTTACTATTGGAAATCTGGCATGTTTGTCTAAACTCTAACTTGATGTGATGAAAGTCATGAATGAGTTTTTACTCTGATTGAATCCACCACGGGACGAACTAGAGACTGATTaatgtttgatttattttatatttattcccTAAAATAAGAAAGTAATGACAAGTTGATCAATTCTGTGGCAGGAACGCAActcaaaaaatgaaagagatttGCGCGCCCTGAAAAAGCGTCTAGACAAGTATCAGTCAGCCAAAGAGGCAATTTTTGATCCTTTCTTCAGTGAATTGTTGATCATGGCGTGTGAATGAGATATTTAGCAAAGATGGTGAGAGACAAAAGAAAAGATGGTGTTTGTCTTGTACATATTTAGCAGGATGTGGAGCAGATGATCATTGCGTAAAGTTGGTATCTTCTTCATAGTTTGTGAAATATATGCTAAATGTGATTATTAAAGGACATGACAGTTTCACTACCTTAACAGTGACGCTAATTATCGCTGACACTGATTTTGCTGCTAAATTGTCTTGTATTGGGCATTTGTAACTCTCACATTTTCCTTTGCGGACGGTGCTACTCTGCCGCCCAGAGTGCACCGCTCCATTTGACCGCAcggtcaaaattttttttttttttttttttttaaatttttcgtttcagattttttttaatatatttaaacatttttaaaaaatataaaaaaaatatcaatacacttaaaatcactttcttaattattaagtaaaaaaaaattaaaaaaaaaaattttgtgaccAGCGGTCACTTTGAGGGGGCACGGGGAGGCGGCATACAAGCATTTTCCTTTGCTTTAATTATTCTGTTGCCCTGAATATTCCCTTCTCAGTGGACC
This genomic window from Carya illinoinensis cultivar Pawnee chromosome 7, C.illinoinensisPawnee_v1, whole genome shotgun sequence contains:
- the LOC122314874 gene encoding serine/threonine-protein kinase haspin homolog isoform X2, encoding MGSKPGGNSSDLWAEIVATENQQQKQQVEVIYRRRRRTQKTPQDVDLKQPSLSSRNGNRMSLAGEAANKRVSWNRSLSTRGRTSIAVGTCVVYQPQGKQARRKGKPALPKGKFVQPPTFEKERAYFQEVDDFELLEESPSPKNFSTWAMGTQTNNIAIPHLSSRLEKWLISRKLNHTCGPSSTLSKILETPAMPLEPICGNDLNPSNLRTPEKSSMKTNSQLLAVHSRLCSILVDKDALERDHNSQYRNLVSGSEGQGCCEDLEVAVKKLSLASTSVCFDSDQLDPFAALLAVCGQPSPSKLKDVFSNELGNIVKIGEGTYGEAFKASNYVCKIVPIDGDLRVNGEVQKRSEELIEEVILSRTLNCLRECDGDVCNSCTTFIETIDLKVCQGSYDSALIKAWEDWDENNGSENDHPKEFPEKQCYVVFVLEHGGKDLESFILLNFDEARSLLVQVTAALAVAEAAYEFEHRDLHWGNILLRRNDSETLQFILEGKHMSARTFGLSISIIDFTLSRINTGEEILFLDLSSDPDLFNGPKGDRQSETYRKMKEVTDDCWDGSFPRTNVLWLLYLVDILLLKKSFERNSKNERDLRALKKRLDKYQSAKEAIFDPFFSELLIMACE
- the LOC122314874 gene encoding serine/threonine-protein kinase haspin homolog isoform X1: MGSKPGGNSSDLWAEIVATENQQQKQQVEVIYRRRRRTQKTPQDVDLKQPSLSSRNGNRMSLAGEAANKRVSWNRSLSTRGRTSIAVGTCVVYQPQGKQARRKGKPALPKGKFVQPPTFEKERAYFQEVDDFELLEESPSPKNFSTWAMGTQTNNIAIPHLSSRLEKWLISRKLNHTCGPSSTLSKILETPAMPLEPICGNDLNPSNLRTPEKSSMKTNSQLLAVHSRLCSILVDKDALERDHNSQYRNLVSGSEGQGCCEDLEVAVKKLSLASTSVCFDSDQLDPFAALLAVCGQPSPSKLKDVFSKYCELGNIVKIGEGTYGEAFKASNYVCKIVPIDGDLRVNGEVQKRSEELIEEVILSRTLNCLRECDGDVCNSCTTFIETIDLKVCQGSYDSALIKAWEDWDENNGSENDHPKEFPEKQCYVVFVLEHGGKDLESFILLNFDEARSLLVQVTAALAVAEAAYEFEHRDLHWGNILLRRNDSETLQFILEGKHMSARTFGLSISIIDFTLSRINTGEEILFLDLSSDPDLFNGPKGDRQSETYRKMKEVTDDCWDGSFPRTNVLWLLYLVDILLLKKSFERNSKNERDLRALKKRLDKYQSAKEAIFDPFFSELLIMACE
- the LOC122314874 gene encoding serine/threonine-protein kinase haspin homolog isoform X3; protein product: MSLAGEAANKRVSWNRSLSTRGRTSIAVGTCVVYQPQGKQARRKGKPALPKGKFVQPPTFEKERAYFQEVDDFELLEESPSPKNFSTWAMGTQTNNIAIPHLSSRLEKWLISRKLNHTCGPSSTLSKILETPAMPLEPICGNDLNPSNLRTPEKSSMKTNSQLLAVHSRLCSILVDKDALERDHNSQYRNLVSGSEGQGCCEDLEVAVKKLSLASTSVCFDSDQLDPFAALLAVCGQPSPSKLKDVFSKYCELGNIVKIGEGTYGEAFKASNYVCKIVPIDGDLRVNGEVQKRSEELIEEVILSRTLNCLRECDGDVCNSCTTFIETIDLKVCQGSYDSALIKAWEDWDENNGSENDHPKEFPEKQCYVVFVLEHGGKDLESFILLNFDEARSLLVQVTAALAVAEAAYEFEHRDLHWGNILLRRNDSETLQFILEGKHMSARTFGLSISIIDFTLSRINTGEEILFLDLSSDPDLFNGPKGDRQSETYRKMKEVTDDCWDGSFPRTNVLWLLYLVDILLLKKSFERNSKNERDLRALKKRLDKYQSAKEAIFDPFFSELLIMACE